TGTCAAATTCTTACAATatggtaaataaatgtattgtttaaattaaaacaaaatccagtGCGATACTTTATCATACTTTATAGCTTGGTTTTTCCAAGAGTCTAAAGccctaaaatatttagtttacaaTCATGtacaacaaagaaaaccaaCGAGTAGAAACCCTTATACACAAGTGTTTACAACTGCTGCTAAAATATGACTCCCTGTAATTTAAAATTAGTATTGGTAACCAGAATTTGTGCAATACTGACAAACGCTTTCTGTCTTCCCAGCAGGTGGTGTGCTGTAAGGACGGACAATGGCTCGCTCCTGGAGTCTGCTTCTGGCAATCTTGTTTGCCGCCCCGGTGTTGGCACGTAGCGCTGAGCCTGGAGCGCCTCATGCCAAGAGGAGACAAGCACAAACCTCAGCAGATGGCAGCAATAACCTACAGTACCCTCTGCAAGGTCTACAGGGCTCCAGTTACAGCAGGGACCGTGGGGGACACGGGAGCCAGGGGGCCCGTGTTGCAAAAAGCGGAGCTGGGCTGCACTCTCACAGGTCCTTGCACCCTCTGGCCAGGCCTGAGGATGATGGGACAGGCCTGGAGGGTCTGAGTCCAGTGAGACTCGAGATGGGCCCGGGCAGGGACAGAGACAGGGTTCGAATGAGTATGAAGAGTCCATCCCAGGCCCGGGAAAACCACCTTCTGGGGACACGCAAGGGGAGGGGACATGGACATGGGAATGGTAATGGGCAGGGACAGCACTTTGAACACAGGAAACAAGGGAGTCGGCGTGAAAAAGGGCGACATGGAAAAGGTGAGTTGTCAAAGGATCTAAATGTTCAGGAGAAAAAAGTAGTTTCAGATATTAAAATGGAAACTTGGTTAGTTTATGTTCTAACACCAACCCCAAAGAGATGACAGATTTAATATTGGATTCAcctaaattataattttatttgctCAGATTGTCAGATAACAGTCTATGAGAAAACGTTTATACGAATTCAAACAGAACTTTTTTATGCCGTTGGAACTTTTTCCAAAGTTCCAATTTTCTGAGAACTTTCATGGTGTTTTGTGTATGTAGACATGAAATTTTAAGCATGAAATTAACTGACAACTCCGTATAGGTTATCGGTccactctctcttcctcttcaacGCTCTTCAACGCCCTCAGGGTTGACGTTTTTTAATGTCAAGGTCATGATACGTGAGTGTTGGGTAAACAATTAGCTTTGTCTTTCCACAGGGTTTCCTGAGCTGAGCTCTGCACTGAAGGACAGGGATCTGTTTCAAGATCCTCCCTTGTCCTCCTCTGCTGCCTCCCCCTCCCTCAGTGTGACCCCTCCCAGTGAGCCCACCTCCCCCATCGCTGCCGTGTTTGGCTCGGGCTTCTCCATGGTTACCATGGTGATGAACGAGCATCCCCCAACGCTGCCCCCGGCCTCCACCAAACCCCAGGTAACCCCAGCACGGCCCGTGCGCTTATTAAAGGCTGCGTCTGTTGTGCCTCAGTGTGACGCCAGCGTGCGGAGGAAGTCGAGTGAAAATGGGCCCCATTACTGCCATTATGCTGCTACAACCCTCATTGCTCATCTTAGAAATGACAGTGTGAACCTGAAAATGCTGCCGGTGAAAAATATCCTCCAGCAGGCCCAACCCACTGCCTCTTGGTCACAGTGTGTATGATAAATGTGACCATGTTCTCCATAATAAAACTTCGCCTCTGGGATCGAAACCACGGTGTTCAGAGTCCAGCAGCACATTCTCTGCAGCTGCCTCCTTGTTCCTTTATTAGAAACCATGTCAGGACAAAATGTATGTGAGCACAGAGAATCTTTTTTGTGTCCGGCTGTGGGCACATGTAATGAAAGATCTGCAGGAGTGCGTGGGGCAGCACTCACCACCTGTCACACTCACCCAGCATGAGGCTGGCACCGTATGCAGAAACAAGGAggaataaaatcacattttcttgtGCCGCCTTCAGCCTTGTAACAGACTGAGCCTGTTTAGGACAAGACAGTGCCTGTTGTCAATAGATAATGAATCATTGCCCTCGTCATTGGAGCGTTCACATTTGTCAGAACTGTGGCGACAAACACTCAACAGCTTGTAGCACATTTGTAGGAAAAAGCTGGCCACgcatgtattaaaaaaagcacGCATAAATAATAGGGATGAGTTTTGATTTCAGTGTTTGCTGCAtggggtttcctcccacagtccaaagacatgcgtgcTATGTTAATTGTTAACTCTTGATTCATTGactgtctttgtatgtctctctctgttggccctgagatggactggaacCTTGTCCAGGCTGTACCCTATCTGTCGCCCAGCGACAGCCGGGATAGGCTGCAGcacccatgaccctgaacaggatgagtggctaaagataatggatggatggatcgaTTCAGTGTATGGAATAGTACAAGAAAATGTACTTCGGAACTTCTTGTTTTGTACTTCTGTTGTATggctttttaaacaaatcaagTAGCCTTACTCACTTTAACAAATAGGGTGAGTAGGCTCCTTGTGGGCAGGACACTGAGCCCCAAATTGCTCCTGGTGCACACTTTGCAATCTTTAATTAACAGTCTTGCTCATGTTTAAGGGACAACATTCAAGATTCTGGATGGAGACGGAATGCGAACCATCTCTTATTACAGAATCTTTCTAATCTCTCTTTCTAACCACCAATCAACCAGTGATGTAAACTACAATCTCGCTGCTCTtctattcataaaaaaaaaaaacaatcgtTTACAAGAGTGCATTCAGGTTTTTAGCACTACCTGGCTTAGGTTTTTAGACGTCCCTGGCCGGTCTCTGTGTTTGATGTCTGTAAACTGGATGGTCAGTCTATTTACCAGGTCTCTGAGAACCTGGGACGCTGTGCGAGATGTGAATTATTAAGAATCCAAAAGTCTTTCGGGGGTTTAATGACACAAGCTGGGCACACGGCAAGGATTCTTAATTAATGTTCGATCTGCTGATGGTTTAATGAGCAGCCGAGCTGAAGTCGGAAACTCTGTAATTTATCTAATTGATATTTCCTTATGAGCTCATTTCCTGAGGGTGAAAGGGAAACAAGTATGGATCTGTTTCCATAAAGAACTTATCATTTGATGGCTGAAGTATTCCCCAAGAGACATCTCAAAGTCCTGCTGACTTAATTATCCCGTTGGCGTTTCTATTGTGTTTCCTCTCTTGAATGACACTGGTTATGTTTTATGGCTTTTATTGCAGAAAGTTATGATTGAGCACTTCACAGGGGGGGTTGGGGGTTAGTTTTATAGCCAAGTCATCATGCACTCACAATGTGAATGAGAATATTTTACAGGCGTGGAATATTTgaatttatgatttatgatgaatggtaaatgtgtcaaagtactgACTTTTACTATCTGAggagcaaaaacaacaaaactagaCAGTTCACTCTATTGCTGTTGAAAACCACATCTTGACAACATGAAACAAATCCGAAGCACCAAAAGGACAGACGAAGGAAGGAGGATctcattgatttgttttatgaacCCTCTCATAAACCAAATCAATGACATACGTCCTTTTGCTAAGTTCAAATAGTAGCACATCTGCACAGGGAGAAAAATGCACTGAAGGTTCAGCTCTGCCTACTTTACTGTGCAGCTGAAGATTTTGAATTTCAAAGCCCAAATCTTTGCCTTTGGTAGAGCACAATGCTCTttaccttttaataaaaaaattattgcaTCAAAATCTATAAATATAGGACTGAACCCGAATGAAGGAAGACAAGGTAAGAGCCTATTGGAGAGCAGAAAAGATATTGGATAAGAagaaacgtttttttttaacattatgtcGCTGGTAACATCAGGGAAAATAAGCCGAAACATTTGGGTTGTCCTGGTTGAGTGCTTGAGTCAAGTGGCCTCCTGCAATCAGAGGTGTCCTCAGGTCTGACTCTTTGAAAATCCCACCAGGCCTTTTACAAATCTCAGTCCGAcctagacaaacacacactcacagaaccATGTTCTTTCCCAAGAAATCCATTATTTTCATCTTCATAAGACCAGTTTGTTTGCCTGCCAAAACTCAACAGACTTTTGAGAGCATGTCAAGTAAAGTGTTGAACCAGTTGTTACATAAAAGACAAAGGTCAAACTCCTCGGAATTTCTTGTGTCCTGCAGGAGACCAATTAACACATTGGCTTGATTGGCTCTCGTGGGTGGTGAAGAGCTGAAGGGGCTCAATCAACCAACTGAAAAACTATTTCTCAACACTTCTGCATTTCCCCATGTGCTGACATGTACTGTTAGAAGGCAGCAAATGTTTATACAGTTTGAGTGTATGAAATCTTTACTTTGCCTTCGGTTGAGCTTGATTTTCAGCAAGAGGTGTAAAATTCCCAGTGAgatatgttgacattttgttgaAAGCTTTGGGTGGATGGAAACGTCCAGAGATGTTTATAGGAAACACAATAATTACATAGACTTTTCATTAACTTTAATCAGGTACTAGCGACGAGGAACAATCCATCTGAGTTATGGGTTGTTTCAGGCATTGACAGGCTAACGCAAGAGCAGAATGGGGACTTGTTGCTCTGATTATTGTTAGATAGGCACCTGTGCTCTACCAAAGTTAGTGCATAATGTGAAAATACACCCACAAACTCTCTTATGTCCTTTCAATGGCAGGTAATTGAACAAACCCACATAACACATAATACTATTAGCTGCTTCTGTATGTATTTCCCCACCAATGCTACACTTTTGGGAAAATGTATAGCAGCCTAAACCAAAATGAGTAGGTGACttgatttatataaatattataggAGCTTATTGTGATTGTCTGCCTCAGGACCACTTTAGATTCTGTCTTTACCGCTGAGAAATAAAGCCTGAGGTTGTGTTCTCTTACTACAGATTTAACAAAACTTACAACATGAGGTGTCCACATTGTTGACAGCCATGTTTTCTCTCTTACCGATCGATTAGTTTTTAAAGCTCTGCTGTTGTCTCCGTTCAGCCCCTGTGAGGGAATTTTGTGAATCACTGGAGCATTAACTAGATTGTTTCATTAAAACCAACCTGAATGTGTTTACCCACAAATCACAGTGAGCAAATCAAACCATAGTCATCTGTGGTTTCACTGAATGGAGAGAAGATTATTCTGAGGCGACAGAAATGGCTTCTccgttttttttctctacagcaGCTCAAAGCAAAAGCGTACAATGAAATCAcagcatgaaataaaaatgtacgtTTTGACCTCAACGTATGATTCCTTTGTCAGAGGTCTGGCCGTGGAAAAGGACCAGGAGAGGTGATGCCTACTTTGGACATGGCGCTGTTTGATTGGACAGACTATGAGGATATGAAGCCTGTGGACACCTGGCCATCTTCCAGGAAGAAAGGTTTGTATTAAAATGATCTATATTATATAAGATTGTTTTATTGCGTTTAAATTGACAAGACTGAGAGTTTACAACTGTGCCGACAGCTCTGTAAGTGGTGTAACGTTTGACATGTTCACCATCTTGTTCAGCGTGCTAATGAACAGCTCATGAAACAATTTTGTACGTATTTAGTCATGAGGCAAAATATTAGACATATTGGATGCAGATGAGGATAACATATGTCATGTAGAATTATCATCTGGACCTTGATGCCTGTTCAGTGTTTGCTGCCCATCTAGAAGCTTTACATGACAAGTGAAATGTTGGATTTGCTTGTGGCAACAGAAGTATCCTCATACGTGGATAAATATGAGCATTTAATATGAAAACCACAAATGGCTAGCTCATTTTGTGAGAATCATACCTGGGTTCATCCGGTGGGCATCGCTTGGACCCTTGTTCAAAATGTTTGTCGACATGTTCCGCTCTGGACCAAAGTGATGGACTAGCTGACGGACAGACTGACACTACTATCACTGCTcatgttgaattttttttttactttaactatTATTTGTTCAGGCAGTTTGTATGAACACCtggttcacattcacacaggttTTCAAGGGGGAGGGCTGCTGCTTTTCACTTTTCCCATGCAGATTTTAACTGGCCCGTCTGGGGGATTAAACCAGTGACCTTCCCGTCTAAAGTTGGTTCGTTATTACAGAGGCCCCCAAACACAGAACCCTGTTTTATCCTgattatttacagtacatgtacatatggTGCAAGCTTcaagtgtgctttttttttttctttcgggATAAACAATTTGAGTTTTCAatagttaaaatgtttcataagaAAACAAGTGACATAAGTTTGTTTGGTGAGGTGATGAATTATCTACACTCTTCAttggtttttttggtttttcctgCTGCAGACAAGAGGAGGAGTAAGAACCTCAGCAGCGGAAACGCGACTATAGACGCTGATGCCATCGAGCCATGTGACCACCACCTGGACTGTCTCTCAGGTGAGTCTGCATTCCACAGGCTGCTCTGGACCACAGTAAAGTTCTCTTGAATTCAATTTATATTGTTGCAGCAGCTTCAGGTACCTTTATTACTAGGGGGGTCATAAAAAGCAGCGACAGCTTGCATCCACCTTTGTGTTCTTTTCAAAGGGCTTTGTTTCAATCTGGGGGGGTTACATAAAGGCCTTTACAGTACAAATCTTTATTTGTTCAAACATCCATcttaactttgtctttttacttGTTATTTCCTGGAAAGGATTGACATCCTCAGGCttaaaaaaggtcaaataatagaaaaaaatatttttaggctGACTTGGTCATAACACACAGCGCCCCTATACCAACCGAAAGGCTTTTACTCAGTGctgttaatgctgtttttacTAATTAAACAGTCTGGTAATAATGGTAATATTAGATATGTGATACACTCCCTGGGAGTTTGTGACCGTCAATCATCTCATgtgagacattttattttgtgtaaacaagatttCATATAAAACGTGTTTGTcggatgttttgtgtttgttacaCTGAAGGTTCCTGTTGTGACCTGAGATTACATGAGTGTAAACCTCACAACCGAGGGCTCAACAACAAATGCTACGACGACTGCATGTGTGAGGAAGGTGAGTGTTAAGGGCGTGGGgtcgaaacacacacactggtgtgGTGTTCTGCAGGTTTGATTTGCAGCTTGAACATTCAAGCATTTCCTCAAGTCTAACTCTTTgtaattaagattttaaaaggCCATCGACTAGTGACAGTGAGTCCCTGGAGTTTCCAAAATGAGTGGCAGACTCtcattgacataaaaaaaaagtgttaataaAAGATGATTTGTGTTGAAGTGTTTTGAGGTTCTAAATTTTGATTGGAAAAACTGTTCATGTGCTGAAGAAGCAAATATATTATGTGTTCAGTTttcataaatatgtaaaacctATTTGCATTTGATGAGTTTTGTGATCACTGCCTTTATGCAGTCGCTCTGCCACTTTCTCTGTGtccagaccttttttttttaatctactgAAGTGTTTGCtcagtgtttgttctttttctgtttattcaaGGTTTTCGTTGTTACGCTAAATTCCATCGGAAGAGGCGTGTGACCAGGAGGAGGGGTCGCTGTGTGGTGCCAGAGTCGGTCAGCAGTGACCAAGGAGGCTTCATCACTATCTGAGGAAGTGGAGGATTCTaaaggagagaggagacaggatGAATTAACCCATGAGCACTCAAACATTAGCTGTGTCTCAATTCACTGGCTAAATTCTTCCAAGGCTGCACCTGAAGACCAGTCGTGTCACAGTTTAGCAACAAGGTGACACTGTGTCCCAAAACTGTGTGTCGTGTCCCACTTTGAAGGATTTTCAAATGCAACCTGCCACCACCTGCCAACAGAGGCTCCAAGGGATGGATCCTTCAGGGCCTGACAGGTCCCCACAATCTTTACATGTGTTAGTTTACATAAAGTTGGTGACTGTAGGTCAGCTGGCCACTTTGCTAACAAAACCAAGGGGCTTAAATCCTCAAGTttcagaaaacatgttttttgtgtgacatTGATAGTTAGCTACTTAGATCCACACTAGCTCAGCTGCTCTGCCTTCCACATCCAGCTGGGATCCGCTGGGGACGTGCATAAGAAATCCTCCACAGACCACACTGTTCCATTTGGGTTCAGCCTTCCTGCCATCAAAGACCACATAGAGCTTTAAAGGATGCAGCCCGTGAACTGAGTCACAGCTACAGTAGACATCACATGACACTGCTTATGGACCACATGCTTAGAGGTGAGGACTTGTTGGTTTTTTTAAAGATGCCACgttttaaaaatctgcaaatgcaGACAAGGtgcagttaaaacaaaaaagcagatgATTAGTCAAACTGCTAATCATCTAACTTATTAGTCTTACTGCTGCTTTAATGTTTCATTGTGGCCTAGAACCTTCTAATCCAGCAAATCATCATCTTTAAGTACTTAACCAATTAATTGCAGTCCACACATCATCACGTGTTAATTTGGGTTTATTCGCTCGAGCATCACTTAAAAGacaacatgtttaaataaaacctgaattTCAACTTTTCACACAGTTTGCAATGACCAatgtctacaaaaaaaaaatattttgtaattagtAGAAAACCTTGATGTCACATCACCGAGCAACTCTGTctcataaaaatgtatgtttctcTTCAACTAAACGGCAAATGTACATACAATCACAAAACCACAATCAGCAATCATCGTTGGCACCTAAAATTCCAGCTTATCCAGCAGCTTttctatcaaaaaaaaaagttctgtgcatgttgcaatgttttttagGCATTATTTGCAACAAAACCGgaggaagatgtgaaaattGCACACAGGCATCACATTGTGATTTACCCAACACTGATGTTAGCACTAACTTATTTAAAGTAACTGGTAAAGTCTGGATGCAACAGCCTCCGTCGCAGAGATTGTTTTATCTGGActcacatttcaaacatttgccAGGTGTGTCGTAAAGTGGAAAAGCGCAAAATGTTGTACAAAGGTTTTTACTAGTGTTAAGAGGCTCACATCAGCGCTAATGTCTCGTACACGAGGCATTCAGGGACAATACAGATCGTCGCTCAAATTGCAGACTGCAAGGTTGTGCAGAACTTCAGGGATTGGTTGCATTTGCTTGAGTTGTTGGGGTCGCAGGATCACACATTCCAAGAGCGTCTGCACAATCTTTTGCTAAACTTAAccacagtgttttttgtttcctgaACTAGACTTTACGCAGGAATTTAGAGTGAAATCCTGGTCTGTAAAATGACATTCCCTCCATCCACTCCAACCCCCTGGCATCTGGCTGTTGTGCttcactcatttaaaaaaaaaagctacactGGAACAAATTCTGGAATGTAACtgtatttgcagtttagttgcataggaacTTGCGCTGATTGAGTCTCTGAGatgttttagtatttatttgCTAAAACAGATTTTGTGAGTTTTGGAAAACTCTTCATTTATCATCTGTTTTGCTGACCAGGGTCAAACACTgtttagaaataatttttaGCTGTGGTTTAGTAGTTTGGAGTCACAAAAAGCCCTTTTCCCATCATGCCATGTACAGAAATCATTGTCAGCTAAAATGTCTTGGTGTCGGTGTGAACTCTCTGTTGCATTTAGTTTCTTGGCAACGAGCTCTTCGGCTTCTCCAAACATGTCctaaaaattatttgtaaatgcTATTTGAACGGGTGTGCTGCTGtattgtaaatatgtatttttttttttttttttgacacaacCACTCTTCAAATGTACTGAACAGTAGAAAGATAAACGGCGAGGCTGGTTTGACTTCACTTTTCCATGtcttaatatatattttatttatactgtacttAAACACATGTTTGtctaaatattgtgtttttctgcctcttttgttttcatgattAAACACTTACTTGGATAAAGAATATTTGgtacgtttttctttttttttgctaatgacaaagtaaataacatatttaaaaagtgcaaTTACAAATCTCTCttttacttacagtatgtaTTGAGACCTTCATATCAATGCTTTATAGAAGCTCTTTCGGAAACAGCTCCAGCTGTTTACACCGGGATTTGAGTTTTCTCAAAAATAGAGGATCAAGAAAACTGTGAACATTGATGAGAAGTTTCTTGGTTTCTTCTATGCCGGGCTTCTAATGCCGGGCTCAGCATCTGTCGGCTTCATCCGAATCCCAAGTGGATCCCTCCACCGTCCAGGGAAACCTGATCAGGAATGGGCTTCCTGTCAGGTGATGTTGATACTGTCTGAAGGGATGAGATCgtgaatgtttaaaaagtgcagACGGGTTTTAATTCTCCACTCCATTCCTTCTGTGTCTTACTGGGAACTGTTTGAATTTACAGCACTGACAGTGACGCCAAGCAGTCAGACACTGACGGTCTGTATGCTGGCTGTATGGGAGCACGTGGACAGAAAGAGTCATAAAAAAACAGCCTAAGTGTAAAGAGTGGGATGTGCTGAAGGAAACCTAGAATATTTTACCAGAAAATTACGTAAAAACACTTGAAGTCAGTCTCACCAACCGAATTCAAGATGTGCCAAGCACAAAGGTGGGTCATGAGTACTGACTTCTGCCTGTAGAAgctgctttgtaaaaaaaaaataaaaataaaaataaaacatattctggacataatttttgtatttttctccaATATCCTTTATTCGTTAATATTTT
This genomic interval from Channa argus isolate prfri chromosome 5, Channa argus male v1.0, whole genome shotgun sequence contains the following:
- the draxina gene encoding draxin, producing MARSWSLLLAILFAAPVLARSAEPGAPHAKRRQAQTSADGSNNLQYPLQGLQGSSYSRDRGGHGSQGARVAKSGAGLHSHRSLHPLARPEDDGTGLEGLSPVRLEMGPGRDRDRVRMSMKSPSQARENHLLGTRKGRGHGHGNGNGQGQHFEHRKQGSRREKGRHGKGFPELSSALKDRDLFQDPPLSSSAASPSLSVTPPSEPTSPIAAVFGSGFSMVTMVMNEHPPTLPPASTKPQRSGRGKGPGEVMPTLDMALFDWTDYEDMKPVDTWPSSRKKDKRRSKNLSSGNATIDADAIEPCDHHLDCLSGSCCDLRLHECKPHNRGLNNKCYDDCMCEEGFRCYAKFHRKRRVTRRRGRCVVPESVSSDQGGFITI